AGCACCGCCGCGCTGCGGCGCGCGTCGTCGAAGTCGTCCGCGCCGCAGCAGGACTTGGCGTGCGCCGGCTTCGTCGGCGCGTACATCTTCATCGTCACGCCGACCACGTCGTAGCCGGCTTCCGCCAGCAGCCCTGCTGCTACCGCCGAATCGACGCCGCCGCTCATCGCGGCGACGACGCGCGTCCGCTTCACCGGCGCGCCGTCCCGGACTCGAGATTCGCTCGCTCCATCACCACTACCACTCTGCTCGTACAGACCGCGCACCAGGAGAACCAGGTGCACCCGCTAAGGTTCGACCACATGCCTGCGCTCGGAGAGGAGTTCCGAAGCGCGCGGGAAGCGCGCGGCCTCACGCTTTCGGACGTTGCCGAGCAGATCCACATCCGGTCGGTCTACCTCAACGCGATCGAGAACGAAGACTGGAAGTCGATCGGCGCGCCGGTCTACGTACGGGGATTCATCCGCACCTATGCGCGTTTCCTCGGCCTGGACGCAGAGGACGCGGTGGCGAGCTTCAACCGCCTGGCGCCGCCCGAGCGGGCGCCCGCTTCGCTCGCCACGACGACGATCGTCGACGAGCGCGAGCGCGCCCCGGTCTCGGTGTGGGCGCTCCTCGGCGGGCTGGTCGCGGTCGTCGTGGTCGGCTTCGTCGTCTACGAGGCGTGGCTGCTGTACGGCCACGGCGGCGGAAACAACGCGCCGGTCGCGGTAGCGAGCGCGCAACCGGCGGGGCCGGCCGGCGGGTCCCAGTCTCCGGCGCCGGGGTCCTCCGCTGCTCCGACGCCGGCCGCCTCGCCGACCCCCGCCGCGCACCACCAACTGGCGATCCGGCTCACCGAGCGCTCGTGGCTGCGCGTCACCATCGACGGGAAAACGATGCTCGAAGGGATCCTGCCGGCGGGTACGGCCCGTACCTTCACCGGGAGCGTGGCCGACCTGCGGGTCGGCAACGCCGGCGGCGTTCTGGTCTCGGTGAACGGCAAACCGCCGGCACCGCTCGGCAAGGCCGGTGACGTGGTCGAGCAGCGCTACACTCTCTAAGTTTCTTCAGGACACACGCATGGCTTCGGAATCCTCCTTCGACGTGGTCTCGCGCGTCGACCAGCAAGAGCTCGACAACGCGCTGAACCAAGCCCGCAAGGAGATCACCGGGCGGTTCGACTTCAAGCACTCGATCGCGTCGATCGAGTCCGACGGGAAGACGATCACCGTGCTGGCCGACGACGAGCTGAAGCTGCGCAACGTGATCGACGTCATTCAGTCCAAAGCCGTCAAGCGCGGCATCGACCTCAAGTCGTTCGACCTTTCGAAGGAGCCCGAGGCGGCGTCGGGCTCGGCGCTGCGCAAGAAGATCGCGGTCCGCGCCGGCATCCCGAAGGACAAATCGAAGCCGCTGATCGAGGCGATCAAGGCCGCGAAGCTGAAGGTGCAGGCACAGTACCAGGACGAGCAGATTCGCGTCTCAGGCAAGTCCAAGGACGATCTGCAAAAGGTACAGCAGGTGCTCAAAGGGCTCGACTTCGAGCTGCCGCTGCAGTTCACGAACTACCGCTAATCCCGCTTTGATGTCAGCACTCGCCACCCGGCCCCACACCGTCTCGTTCGTCTCCCTCGGATGCGCCAAGAACCTCGTCGACAGCGAGGTCATGATCGCGAAGCTGGGGGCGGCCGGGTGGGCGCTCGTCCCGGAGGCGGACGGCGCGGACGCGGTGGTGATCAACACCTGCGCGTTCATCGATCCGGCGAAGGCGGAGTCGACCGAGACGATCTTGGAGCACGCCGAGCGCAAGCGCGAGGGGCAGCAGCTCATCGTCGCGGGCTGTCTTTCGCAGCGGTTCGGCGACGAGTTGCAGGCGCTGATCCCGGAGATCGACGGCGTGATCGGCACCGGGGCGTACGCCTCGATCGCCGAGCTGCTCGACGACGCGCGGGCCGGGAAGAAACCGGTGCGGCTGGGGTTCGAAGCGGAGCCCGAGCACGACTTTCTGCCGCGGCTGATCACCACGCCGCGCGCGACCGCGTACCTGAAGATCGCCGAAGGGTGCGATCACCCGTGCACGTTCTGCATCATCCCGCAGCTGCGCGGGACGTTTCGCTCGCGGAGCGCGGAGTCGATCCTCGCCGAAGCGCGCGCGCTCGCCGCGGGCGGCACGAAAGAGCTGATCCTGGTCGCGCAGGACACCTCGATGTGGGGCCGCGACCGCGGCTTGAGGCGCGGCGGGCTGGCGCAGCTGCTCGCGCAGTTGAACGAGGTCGCGGGGATCGAGTGGATCCGGCTGCTCTACTTGTATCCGGCGACCGTCGACTCCGAATTGATCGAGGCGATCGCGACGCTGCCGAAGGTCTGCGCGTACATGGACATGCCGCTGCAGCACGTCAGCGCGCCCGTGCTGCGCCGAATGCTGCGGCCCGCGAACGGCGAGCGGTACTTGGAGATCGTCGAAGCGTTCCGCCGCCGCGTCCCGGGGATCACGCTGCGCTCTACGTTCATCGTCGGCTTCCCCGGCGAAACGGAAGACGACGTCGCGGAGCTGGAGCGCTGGATCGAGCGCGCGGAGCTCGACCGCGTCGGTTTCTTCACCTACTCGCGCGAAGAGGGCACGCCGGCCGCGGAGCTGCCGCACCAAATCTCCGCGCGCGAGAAGCGGCGGCGCTTGCTGCGGTTGCGCGAGGCGCAGCGGCGCGCTTCGGAGGGGGCGCGCGCGCAGCGCGTCGGCGAAACGGTGCGCGTGCTGGTCGAGGAGCGGCGCGCGCTGCGCAAGACCGATCCGCTCGCGCTCGCGCTGCGCACCACCGACGTGCTCGCCGGCCGTTCGCCGGGCGAAGCGCCCGGCGTCGACGGCGCGATCGTCTTCCCCGGTGAGGCCGAGCCGGGAACGTTCGTAGGCGTGCGGCTCCACGGCCACACCGCGTTCGATTTCTACGGCACGCTCGAGCGCACGGAGGTTTCGGCGTGAGCAAGTCGATGGTCACCGATCCGCCCCCGCCGATGCCGCCGAACGGCGAGCCGCCGCGCCGGCGCCGCTCGGAACCGCCCCAGCCGGGCGGCGGGCGCTCCTCGCGCTGGCGCGCGATCCTTTCGTACACGGGCGGGATCATTCTCATTCTGGTCGGGGTGGTCTTCGGGCTGATCGCCTACCGCATGATCACCACGGGTGACAGCTTCGCCAAGAGCGCGAGCCACTACGTCCCGGTGTACGTGCCGCCGCCGGCGACGGTGTTCGGGAAAGACCGCATCTACATCGTCTTGCTCGGGATCGACTTCAACTACGACGACAAGGGGATGCCGTACTCGAAGGGCGCGCGCAGCGACACGATCATGGTCGCCGGGCTCGACTTCCCGACCCGCTCCTTGAAGCTGATCTCCGTCCTGCGCGACAGCGAGGCGATCGTCAACGGCCACGACACGAAGATCAACGAAGCGTACTCCGACGGCGGGGTCAAGCTCGCCGACTCGGTGATCGGCGAGTTTCTGGGCATGCCGAAGAACCCGGCCGGCGGCCCGTACTTCGACCGCTACGTCGTCGTGAACTCCAACGGTTTGAAAGACTTCGTCAACGCGATCGGCGGGATCGACGTCCCCGTCGCGCAGCAGATGGACTACGACGACAACTGGGGCAACCTGCACATCCACTTCAAGCCGGGGATGCACCACATGAACGGGTACGACGCGATGGCGTACACGCGCTTCCGCCACGACGCGTGCAGCGATCCCTGCCGCACCAAGCGCCAGCAGCAAGTCATCCACATCACGATGGCCAAGCTGAAGGCGAACAAGTTCAACGACCTGCTGCACATCGGGCAGCTCATCGGCGCGCTCAACAAGAACGTGATGACGAACCTGACCTTCGACGAAGAGAAGTCGCTGGCGTGGGCGTTCAAGGACGCGAACACCGCCGACCTGAGCAAAGCCGAGACGATCGGCTACGTCGACACCAAGGACACGCGGTACGGCGGCGAGGTGCTGATCCCGGACGAAGCGCAGAAGGCGAAGCTCGTCGCCGACCTGCTCGGCCCGTACGGCAACGTCACGCCGCCGCCGCAGACCGCGCTGCAGTCCGTGCGGCCGTCGGCGGTGCACGTGATCGTGCAGAACGGAAGCGGCATCTCCGGCCTTGCCGGGACGGTCTCGGCGAAGCTGGAGAAGCTCGGCTACGTCGTCGACTCGGTCGGGAACGCCGACACGTTCGGCTACGACACCACGCAGATCCGGCCGGCTTCGAAGGTGCCGTACGTGGGCGAGCGGGTGCGCGCCGACCTGGGCGTCCCGACCGCCGCGGTCGCGCCGGCGACCGACGCCACGCCGGGGCCGCGCACCCTCGTCACCGTCATCGTCGGCCGTGACTACGCGACCGCCGCGGGGTCGGCGCTCCCGACCGCCTCCGCCGCGCCGCTTCGCTGAGCCGCTGCGTGCGCGCCCGCTGAGCCCGTGAGCCAGAGCCCGTCCTGAGCTTGTCGAAGGGTGCGCTGATCGGCGCGGCGGTCGCGCTGGTCGTGCTCGCCGGGCTCGGCTACGGCGCGCGGCGGCTGTGGCTCAAGTCCGACGATCTGCTGCGGCCGGTCGTCGTGCTGCGCGGGGCGGACGCGGCGGCGCTGGCGCAGCCCTCGCTCGGCGCACGGGTCGGCGCGCTGTTCGGCAAGGCGCGCGCGCCGGCGGCCGAGCGGCCGCGGCTGATCGCGCTGACCTTCGACGACGGGCCGTACCCGGTGACCACGCCGCTGCTGCTGCAGACGCTGCGCGACCTGCACGTCCCGGCGACGTTCTTCCTGATCGGGCGCGATGCCGAGCAGTTCCCCGACCTGGCGCGGGCGATCCGCGCCGGCGGCCACGAGATCGCCGACCACACCCTGACCCACCCCGACCTCGACCGCCTTTCGAACACCGCGGTCGCCGACGAGCTGCGCGAGGGGGCGGCGGCGCTGGGCCGGATCGCGCCGGACCCGGCCGAGCGGCGGCTCTTCCGGCCGCCGCACGGCCGCTACACCGTCGCGACGTTGCGGACGGCGCAGGCCCAGGGCTACGACACGATCCTGTGGAGCGACGATCCCGGCGACTGGCGCTCGGTCGGCGCCGACGCGCTGCGCGCGCACGTCTTGCAGAAGGCGACCGCGCCGGAGATCGTCCTGCTGCACAGCGGCCGCCCGGCGACGGTCGCCGCCCTCCCCGCGCTGGTGGCGGCGTTCCGCAAGGCGGGCTACACCTTCGTCACCGTGGGGACGCTGCTGCGCGAGACGTCGGCCGAGCAGCTCAACCGGCCGGCGAAGTTTCCGCTGGCGGGGTAACTTCGCGGGCACGAGACGATACGAGGGCGTCGGGAGGAACCGTCCCTCGCGACGAACGGTTGTAGACCTGTATGGCCTTTCTGAAGACCCTGTTCGACGGCAACGAGCGTGAGCTCGTCAAGCTGCGGCGCACCGTCGACCGAGTCAACGCGCTGGAACCTTCGATCTCCGCCCTCTCCGACGAGGAGCTGCGCGCGAAGACCGACGAGTTCAAGGCGCGCCTGCAGGCCGGGCTCGCCCAAGACCGGAGCGAGAAAGAGATGCTCGACGCGCTGCTGCCGGAAGCGTTCGCGGTCGTCCGCGAGACCGGAAAGCGCGCGCTCGGAATGCGCCACTTCGACGTGCAGATCATGGGCGGCCAGGCGCTGCACGAAGGGAACGTCGCCGAGATGCGGACCGGCGAGGGGAAGACGCTCGTCGCGACGCTGCCCGTCTACCTGAACGCGCTGACCGGCAAAGGCGTCCACGTCGTCACCGTCAACGACTACCTCGCCAAGCGCGACGCCGAGTGGATGGGGCCGATCTACACCGCGCTCGGCCTGACCGTCGGCGTGATCCAGCACGACCTCGACCACGCCGCGCGCAAAGAAGCGTACAACTCGGACATCACGTACGTCACCAACAACGAGGTCGGGTTCGACTACCTGCGCGACAACATGGCCTGGGCGCTCGACCAGATGGTGCAGCGCCACCTCAACTACGCGATCGTCGACGAGGTCGACTCGATCCTGATCGACGAGGCGCGCACCCCGCTCATCATCAGCGGCCAGGGCCACGACGCGACCGAGCTGTACGCGCAGTTCGCGAAGATCATCCCGCGCCTGGTGAAGGACGAAGACTTCACCGTCGACCAGAAATCGCACGCGGTTCCGATCACCGAAGCCGGCGTCGCGAAGGTTGAGAAGATGCTGGGCGTCAGCAACCTGTACGATCAGCGCAACCTCGAGCTGACGCACCAGCTCAACGCGGCGCTCAAGGCCTGGCACCTGTTCCACAAGGACCAGCAGTACATCGTCAAGGACGGCGAGGTGGTCATCGTCGACGAGTTCACCGGCCGCCTCATGTACGGCCGGCGCTACTCCGACGGCATCCACCAGGCGATCGAGGCGAAGGAAGGCCTGAACGTCCGCAGCGAGGACCAGACGCTCGCGACGATCACCTTCCAGAACTACTTCCGCCTCTACGACAAGCTTGCCGGGATGACGGGCACCGCGAAGACCGAAGAGCGCGAGTTCCGCGAGATCTACGGGCTCGCCGTGGTGGTGCTGCCGACGAACATGCCGGTCCGCCGTAAGGACATGGCCGACATCGTCTACCGCAGCGAGAACGCGAAGTTCAACGCGGTGATCGACGACATCATCGCCGAGCACCAAAGGGGCCGGCCGGTGCTGGTCGGGACGCGCTCGATCGAGAAGTCCGAGCGGCTCGCGATGATGCTGCGCCGGCGCGGGATCGAATGCCAAGTGCACAACGCGAAATACCACGAGCAGGAAGCGCAGATCATCAAGGACGCCGGCATCCCCGGCACGGTGACAATTGCGACGAACATGGCCGGCCGCGGTGTCGACATCAAGCTCGGCGAGGGCGTCCCGCAAGCCGGCGGCTTGCACATCATCGGCACCGAGCGGCACGAGTCGCGCCGGATCGACAACCAGCTGCGCGGCCGTTCCGGCCGCCAGGGCGATCCGGGGACGACGCGGTTCTACATCGCGCTCGAGGACGAGCTGATGCGGCTGTTCGGCCAAGAACGGCTGCAGAAGATGATGGACTTCGTCAAGTTCACCGACGAGACGCCGATCGAGGCCGGGATCCTCTCGCGCTCGATCGAGAACGCGCAGTCCAAGGTCGAGAACCACAACTACGAGATCCGCAAGTCGGTTCTCGAGTACGACGACGTCATGAACAAGCAGCGTGAGATCATCTACGGCGAACGCCGGAAGGTGCTCGAAGGCCAGTCGCTGCGCGACTTCTTCGTCGAGACGCTGCGCCGCAAGACGAGCTACGCCGTCGACGCCGGCGCGCCGGAAGAAGAGCCGCCCTCGGAGTGGAATCTGCAGACGATCCTCGACGAGGTCGAGCTGATGTTCCCGATCAAGGAGCACGTCAGCGTCGCGGATCTCGAGAAGCTCGACCGCGACGGGATGAAGGAGCTGCTCTTCAACCACGGGCTCGCGGCCTACGAGGAGAAAGAGGCCGAGGTCACCCCGGAGATCATGCGCATGGTCGAGTCGCAGTACATCATGCTGCCGATCATCGACCGGCTCTGGGTGGATCACTTGTATATTATGGATGCGCTGAAGAGCGGGATCGGGTTGCGCGGGTACGGGCAGAAAGACCCGCGCGTCGAGTACGAAAAAGAAGCGTACGAGATATTCGAGGACCTCAAGAACAACATCGCCGACGAAGCGATCAAAGCGGTCTTCACCGTGCGCGTCGAGGCCGCACCGCCGGAAGGCTTCGGCCCCGACGGCGAGCCGCTTCCCGTGGCGCCGAACGGCATCCCCGGCCCGCAGTTCGAGTCGCTTCCGAGCGGTGCGCTCACGCCGCAGCCCGCCGAGCCGGTCGCCTCACGGCTCGACGTCGCGACGGCGGAGAAGCTGCTCGGTCCCGCGCCGAAGTACGAGCCGACGCAGCTGCACACTAACCGCGGCGACGGCGAGCCGGCGAAGCCGAAACAGGCCGCGAGCGACAAGGTCGGCCGCAACGAGCTGTGCCCGTGCGGCAGCGGCAAGAAATACAAGAAGTGTCACGGCGCCGCCGCGTAGGCCGCGGCACATAGACACCGGATCGCGCTAAAGCGTCTGCTCGACGCCGCGCACGAGCGAGACCGGGATCTGAATGCTCGCGCTTTGGCCGTCGTTGCGCGCGGCGGTAAGCGTCAGCTGCACCGTCGTCGCGGTCGGCGGAAGCGCGAGCGAGTTCGCCGGGAAGACGCCTTGCCAGGCGCCGGGGCTCACCGGCGCGAGCGTGATCTTGGTCGACGACGTTCCGATCGAGACTTTCTGAACGTTCGTCGTCGTGATCGCGGAGACGCGCACCGTCGCGTTCGCCGTCAGCACCGTCGGCTGCAGCGTCGCGTAGAAGATCTGCGGCGCCTCGCTGGGACCGGCATAGTTGCTCGGCGGCGGCGAGCCGAACGTGAACACGTTCGTCTGCGCGAACGCGCTCGGCGTGCCGACCGGCGTCGTGCCGGGCGAGGGCGAGCTCGTCGCGGTCAGCTCGCCTTTCGAAGCGCCGAGCGCCGGTGAGGCGCCGGGCGAGGGCACCGGCGTGCGCGCCGCGGCCGGCGCCTTCGGCGGCGGGGTCGGGAACTGCGCGTTCGGCGGAAGCGTCGGCAGCGGCTGCGGCGTCGGGATCGCCATCCCCGGCGGGCCGGCGGCGCTCGGCACGGTCGAGGTTTGATTCGGCAGCAGCAAGTGCGGCGTAACGACGATGATCAGCTCGTTGCGCGACGTGGTCCGGTTCTGGTTGCGGAACGCGCGGCCGACGAGCGGGAGATCGCCGAGGATCGGGATCTTCGTCTCGTTCGACTGCAGGCTCTCTTGGATCAGCCCGCCGATGACGAGCGTCTCGTTGTCGCGCAGGTGCACCGAGGTCTGCGTGTCGCGCGTGGAGATCTGCGGGATTCCGTTCACGAGCCCGCTCAGCGAGTTCACCACCGGGTGCAGCGCGACGCTGAGCTCCCCGTTGTTGGTGACGATCGGCGTGATGTCGAGCTGAACGCCGGTCTGAAACGTCTGCAGCTGCGTTGTCGCGACAGTTCCGGTTCCGCCGCCGACCGTGGTCAGAATGCTGATCGAGTCGCCGGCGCGGATCGTCGCGGTGCGCCCGGAGATCGTCGTGATACGCGGGTCGGCGAGCACGCGCGCCTTTCCGTTCGAGATCGCGAGGTTCAGCACGGCTTGGAACGAGATTCCGGTGCGCGTGAGCGGCTGGAAGGAGATCAGCTTGCCGGGCTGGCCGCTGATCGGGTTCGGCGTCGGCTGAATCTCGCTGAACGTCGTTCCGATCGACGTCGTGCCGAGCTGCAGCCCGAGGTTCCGAACGCTGCTCTCGTCGAGCTCCAGGATCTCGGTGTCGAGCACGACCGACTGCGGGACGACGTCGAGCTCCGCGATCAGCTCTTTCGCCGCGCGCACCGCCTGCGCGCTGCCCGTCACGATGACTTGCGTCGTGCCGTTCGGGACGACCATCCGCAGGTCGGGATACGACGCGCTCAGCGCCTGCTGCACCGAGGAGGCGATGTCTTGCGGCGTGGTCGCCGTCCCGTAGCCTTGGCTCGGGACGATCGACTGCAGCTGGATGACCTCGTGCGTCGTCGGCACGCCGCTCGCGCCGCCGCTTGCCGCAGTGAGCGGGTCGCCGCTGCCGGAACCGGTTCCGCCGGTGCCGTCGATGCGCGCGATCCCATCGGCGATGCGCTGCTGGTCGGCGGCGGTCGCAACGACCGAGATCGCGTTGAGGCTCGCGTCGACCGTGACTTGCGCGTCGGGGAACGAGCGCTGGATGAGCTGCGCGACCGACTTCGCGTCGACGTTCTTGAGCCGGTAGATCTGCACGTACTTCACGCCGTACGCGGGGACGTCGAGCTGCGCGATCAGTGCCTTCGCCCGCGCGACGTCCTCCGGCGAGCCGCTCAGCGCAACGGCGGAGCCCGAGACGGCAGCATGAACGTGCGGAATCTCCGCGCTGACCGCGCGCGCGACGTCGGACGGGCGCCGCTGCGTCACCTTCACCGCGTCGCTCGAGACCGGGATCGACGAGGGCTGCGGGGTCGGCGCGTCGATCCCCGCGATGACGCCTTTGATCTGCGTGAGGTCGGGCGGGGTCGCGCTGACCAGCAGCGTCGTCTTCGAGACGACCGTGATCTTCGCCGCCGGGTAGAGCGAACGCAGCCGCTCGGCGACCGTCGCCGCGGTCGGCGTGCGCAGGGTGAGCGCTTCGCTGGTCGGCTTCGTCGCGTCGCGCACGTCGAGGCTCGTCAGCATCGTGCGCGCCGCGACGACGTCGGCGCCCGAACCGGAGAGGACGAGCGCGTTCGCGGCCGCGTCGACGCGCACGCCGACGCGCGGGTAGGTCGCGCGCAGCACCTGGGCGGCGCGCGCCGCCGGGACGATCGCCAGCGGGACGACCTGGGTCGCCTCGGTGGAAACTTCGACGGTCCGGCCGTCGCGCACGCAGCGCAGCCGCAGCTGCAGGCAGACCGCGCGGACCGCTTCGTCCGGCGTGACGTCGTGGAGCGAGAGGCTGACGTTGCCGGTCACCTCGGGGGCGACCGAGACGTTCAGGTGAGCCTGTTCGCCGAGCCGCAGCAGCACGTCGCGGACCGGCTCGTCCTTGGCGACGAGCTGGACGCGCTTCGCCGCCGGCGCCGGCGCGGGGACCGCCACGACGCCGGACGCAGCGAAGCTCGCCGCGAGCGCGAGCGCCGCGACGGCCGCGCGGGCGCGCTTCGAAGCGGGCTTCGTCTCACGACGTTCCGCCTTAGGTACCACGACGCTCTCTTTCGTCAGCGCCGGTTTTTTCCGGCTGCCTACCGTAAGGTTGTCGTATGAAAGTGAGCGGGACCGGGTGCGCGCTCGACGATTCCGTCCTTCACGACCAGCCGAACCGACCGCAGCGCGCCGATCGACTCGGTCGGATCGCCGTCGACCGCGATCAGGTCGGCCCGGCAGCCGGCGCGGACCGCGCCCAGGTCGTCGCGGCCGAGGACGCACGCCGCCGTCGCGGTCGCTGCGCGCAGCGCCTCGGCCGGCGT
This DNA window, taken from Candidatus Eremiobacterota bacterium, encodes the following:
- a CDS encoding YajQ family cyclic di-GMP-binding protein; the encoded protein is MASESSFDVVSRVDQQELDNALNQARKEITGRFDFKHSIASIESDGKTITVLADDELKLRNVIDVIQSKAVKRGIDLKSFDLSKEPEAASGSALRKKIAVRAGIPKDKSKPLIEAIKAAKLKVQAQYQDEQIRVSGKSKDDLQKVQQVLKGLDFELPLQFTNYR
- the rimO gene encoding 30S ribosomal protein S12 methylthiotransferase RimO; this encodes MSALATRPHTVSFVSLGCAKNLVDSEVMIAKLGAAGWALVPEADGADAVVINTCAFIDPAKAESTETILEHAERKREGQQLIVAGCLSQRFGDELQALIPEIDGVIGTGAYASIAELLDDARAGKKPVRLGFEAEPEHDFLPRLITTPRATAYLKIAEGCDHPCTFCIIPQLRGTFRSRSAESILAEARALAAGGTKELILVAQDTSMWGRDRGLRRGGLAQLLAQLNEVAGIEWIRLLYLYPATVDSELIEAIATLPKVCAYMDMPLQHVSAPVLRRMLRPANGERYLEIVEAFRRRVPGITLRSTFIVGFPGETEDDVAELERWIERAELDRVGFFTYSREEGTPAAELPHQISAREKRRRLLRLREAQRRASEGARAQRVGETVRVLVEERRALRKTDPLALALRTTDVLAGRSPGEAPGVDGAIVFPGEAEPGTFVGVRLHGHTAFDFYGTLERTEVSA
- a CDS encoding polysaccharide deacetylase family protein, with amino-acid sequence MSKGALIGAAVALVVLAGLGYGARRLWLKSDDLLRPVVVLRGADAAALAQPSLGARVGALFGKARAPAAERPRLIALTFDDGPYPVTTPLLLQTLRDLHVPATFFLIGRDAEQFPDLARAIRAGGHEIADHTLTHPDLDRLSNTAVADELREGAAALGRIAPDPAERRLFRPPHGRYTVATLRTAQAQGYDTILWSDDPGDWRSVGADALRAHVLQKATAPEIVLLHSGRPATVAALPALVAAFRKAGYTFVTVGTLLRETSAEQLNRPAKFPLAG
- a CDS encoding LCP family protein encodes the protein MSKSMVTDPPPPMPPNGEPPRRRRSEPPQPGGGRSSRWRAILSYTGGIILILVGVVFGLIAYRMITTGDSFAKSASHYVPVYVPPPATVFGKDRIYIVLLGIDFNYDDKGMPYSKGARSDTIMVAGLDFPTRSLKLISVLRDSEAIVNGHDTKINEAYSDGGVKLADSVIGEFLGMPKNPAGGPYFDRYVVVNSNGLKDFVNAIGGIDVPVAQQMDYDDNWGNLHIHFKPGMHHMNGYDAMAYTRFRHDACSDPCRTKRQQQVIHITMAKLKANKFNDLLHIGQLIGALNKNVMTNLTFDEEKSLAWAFKDANTADLSKAETIGYVDTKDTRYGGEVLIPDEAQKAKLVADLLGPYGNVTPPPQTALQSVRPSAVHVIVQNGSGISGLAGTVSAKLEKLGYVVDSVGNADTFGYDTTQIRPASKVPYVGERVRADLGVPTAAVAPATDATPGPRTLVTVIVGRDYATAAGSALPTASAAPLR
- a CDS encoding helix-turn-helix domain-containing protein, translated to MPALGEEFRSAREARGLTLSDVAEQIHIRSVYLNAIENEDWKSIGAPVYVRGFIRTYARFLGLDAEDAVASFNRLAPPERAPASLATTTIVDERERAPVSVWALLGGLVAVVVVGFVVYEAWLLYGHGGGNNAPVAVASAQPAGPAGGSQSPAPGSSAAPTPAASPTPAAHHQLAIRLTERSWLRVTIDGKTMLEGILPAGTARTFTGSVADLRVGNAGGVLVSVNGKPPAPLGKAGDVVEQRYTL
- the secA gene encoding preprotein translocase subunit SecA produces the protein MAFLKTLFDGNERELVKLRRTVDRVNALEPSISALSDEELRAKTDEFKARLQAGLAQDRSEKEMLDALLPEAFAVVRETGKRALGMRHFDVQIMGGQALHEGNVAEMRTGEGKTLVATLPVYLNALTGKGVHVVTVNDYLAKRDAEWMGPIYTALGLTVGVIQHDLDHAARKEAYNSDITYVTNNEVGFDYLRDNMAWALDQMVQRHLNYAIVDEVDSILIDEARTPLIISGQGHDATELYAQFAKIIPRLVKDEDFTVDQKSHAVPITEAGVAKVEKMLGVSNLYDQRNLELTHQLNAALKAWHLFHKDQQYIVKDGEVVIVDEFTGRLMYGRRYSDGIHQAIEAKEGLNVRSEDQTLATITFQNYFRLYDKLAGMTGTAKTEEREFREIYGLAVVVLPTNMPVRRKDMADIVYRSENAKFNAVIDDIIAEHQRGRPVLVGTRSIEKSERLAMMLRRRGIECQVHNAKYHEQEAQIIKDAGIPGTVTIATNMAGRGVDIKLGEGVPQAGGLHIIGTERHESRRIDNQLRGRSGRQGDPGTTRFYIALEDELMRLFGQERLQKMMDFVKFTDETPIEAGILSRSIENAQSKVENHNYEIRKSVLEYDDVMNKQREIIYGERRKVLEGQSLRDFFVETLRRKTSYAVDAGAPEEEPPSEWNLQTILDEVELMFPIKEHVSVADLEKLDRDGMKELLFNHGLAAYEEKEAEVTPEIMRMVESQYIMLPIIDRLWVDHLYIMDALKSGIGLRGYGQKDPRVEYEKEAYEIFEDLKNNIADEAIKAVFTVRVEAAPPEGFGPDGEPLPVAPNGIPGPQFESLPSGALTPQPAEPVASRLDVATAEKLLGPAPKYEPTQLHTNRGDGEPAKPKQAASDKVGRNELCPCGSGKKYKKCHGAAA